One part of the Solanum dulcamara chromosome 3, daSolDulc1.2, whole genome shotgun sequence genome encodes these proteins:
- the LOC129883249 gene encoding F-box/kelch-repeat protein At3g23880-like produces MESEEDEKNHQNPKRCKPINHSQFPSTSMQDSTFTIPILPEELITEILTRVPVKSLLQFRCVSKSWLGLISSSDFINTHLSLSANNKEYTHHRLMLSFVQPEYNLKDCSLGSLLYGSVTEAFDLDYPMKNPHKSVWIVGSVNGLICLAIEENDLFLWNPSIRKFKKLPDSRPTLRCGYYFMYGFGYDEVYDDYKVVGIFCIFGSGGSYDVEVKIYGLKSNSWRNVDDFQGGVLLNDSGKFLKGKLHWATTARLGEYNAWDIISIDLTDEKWGKVEQPCYEKGNFDFVLGVLENNLSVLCNFHKTRADVWVMKEYGVKDSWEKMYTIRCPNDPGKYMFSPPLCMSKKGEILLVFGSIFMIYNPNDDSIRYPEVTNFDACLEAEIYTESLISPVLQNEPIPQQQ; encoded by the coding sequence ATGGAATCCGAAGAAGATGAAAAAAACCATCAAAACCCAAAACGGTGTAAACCCATTAATCATTCTCAATTTCCATCAACTTCGATGCAAGATTCAACCTTTACAATCCCTATTTTGCCAGAAGAATTGATCACTGAAATCCTCACAAGGGTTCCAGTGAAATCCCTTTTGCAGTTCAGGTGTGTTTCGAAGTCTTGGCTCGGTTTAATTTCTAGCTCTGATTTTATCAATACCCATCTCAGTTTATCTGCTAATAACAAGGAATACACTCACCATAGGCTTATGTTGAGTTTTGTTCAACCTGAATACAATCTTAAGGACTGTTCTCTTGGTTCTTTATTATATGGGTCTGTTACTGAGGCGTTTGATTTGGATTATCCTATGAAAAATCCTCATAAATCTGTTTGGATTGTGGGTTCTGTGAATGGGTTGATTTGTCTTGCTATTGAGGAGAATGATTTATTTTTGTGGAACCCGTCGATTAGGAAGTTCAAGAAATTGCCTGATTCTAGGCCTACGCTGAGGTGTGGTTACTATTTCATGTATGGTTTTGGATATGACGAGGTTTATGATGATTATAAGGTAGTGGGTATTTTCTGTATTTTTGGTTCTGGCGGTTCGTATGATGTTGAGGTGAAGATATATGGTCTAAAGAGCAATTCTTGGAGAAATGTTGATGATTTTCAGGGTGGGGTGTTATTGAATGATTCGGGTAAGTTTCTGAAGGGGAAGCTTCATTGGGCTACTACTGCTCGTCTTGGTGAGTATAATGCCTGGGATATCATTTCTATTGATTTGACGGATGAGAAATGGGGAAAGGTGGAGCAGCCCTGTTATGAAAAAGGAAATTTTGATTTTGTGTTGGGAGTGTTGGAAAACAATCTTTCCGTGCTTTGTAATTTTCACAAAACTCGGGCAGATGTGTGGGTTATGAAGGAGTATGGGGTTAAAGATTCTTGGGAAAAAATGTATACCATCAGATGTCCTAATGATCCTGGGAAGTATATGTTCTCTCCACCCCTTTGCATGTCcaaaaaaggtgaaattttGCTCGTGTTTGGATCAATTTTCATGATATATAATCCGAATGATGATTCCATCAGATATCCGGAGGTGACTAACTTTGATGCCTGTCTTGAGGCGGAAATCTACACTGAAAGCCTAATTTCTCCCGTTTTACAAAATGAACCAATTCCACAGCAACAATGA